A genomic region of Amblyraja radiata isolate CabotCenter1 chromosome 16, sAmbRad1.1.pri, whole genome shotgun sequence contains the following coding sequences:
- the tmem106a gene encoding transmembrane protein 106A, whose amino-acid sequence MGKSFSHLPTFSRQSKKDDTESIVGETDRKTLENTDEVQGNNGELSSHVPYVEFVGRENITCSTCQGTGRIPRGQENELVALIPYSDQRLQPQRTKLYVAVAVVISLLISGFAIFFLFPRSIDVEHVGIKSAYVIDDKKDYRVILKITNILNVTNYNFYSISITDLSVQIVFFNEVLGTVNIKNTTVFRPLGGGQIFYAVTATLDDLGMYHYCTMPEIKVHNIVISIQVTVTAWYLSHSEQVSVDAYQYVDCGSNTTHLHSPYYPPQDKHSQVMLS is encoded by the exons ATGGGTAAATCGTTCTCCCATTTACCAACTTTCTCAAGACAAAGCAAGAAAGATGATACAGAATCCATCGTGGGAGAGACCGACAGAAAAACTCTAGAAAACACAGATGAAGTACAGGGCAATAATGGAGAGCTCAGTTCTCATGTTCCTTATGTAGAGTTTGTGGGACGGGAAAACATCACATGTTCCACATGCCAAGGGACTGGAAGAATACCAAGAG GCCAGGAAAATGAGTTGGTTGCCCTAATACCATATAGTGACCAGAGACTACAGCCACAGCGAAC GAAGCTCTATGTGGCAGTGGCTGTGGTGATCAGCCTTTTGATTAGCGGATTTGCGATCTTCTTCCTTTTCCCACGTTCCATTGATGTTGAACACGTTGGTATTAAGTCAGCTTACGTCATTGATGACAAGAAGGATTATAGAGTTATTCTTAAAATTACG AATATTTTAAATGTAACAAACTACAACTTCTACAGCATCAGTATTACTGACCTCAGTGTGCAGATTGTGTTTTTTAATGAGGTTCTGGGAACTGTCAACATCAAAAACACCACAGTCTTCAGGCCTTTGGGAGGTGGCCAG ATTTTCTATGCTGTGACAGCTACATTGGATGATCTGGGCATGTA ccATTATTGCACAATGCCTGAAATCAAAGTCCACAATATTGTGATCTCAATACA AGTGACCGTGACAGCCTGGTATTTGTCACACTCGGAGCAAGTCTCTGTTGATGCCTACCAATATGTTGACTGTGGCTCCAATACCACTCATCTTCACAGCCCCTATTACCCTCCCCAGGACAAACATTCGCAAGTGATGCTCAGCTAA